The nucleotide window CTGATGGCCTGGCAAGTGGATCGGATCCTCGTGAAACGATCGCGAACGATCATCGACGCATTACGATCGGTGCGACCATTCGTGACCAgaatttcattctttcattctgCGACAAACTTTGAACTTTACTTTTTAACGTTCGTGCACAGCAATTTTATGTTCGGAGAATGCAGAAAGAAGGAAATTGTGTTTCCCCGTTTTTCGTATTATCAACGAAATTGTTATCGGACCTACGAGAGCAGGACCGTAAAgcgatttataaatataaacttGAATGCTTGAATATGGACTTTTATGGTGAAATTTGGAGCATGCGAAGGTTTCAAAGAATGAacgaataataaatagataGCATTGCtttcggagaaaaataaatCTTGCATTTCTTCTTTCGCCTTCGAGTGCGTGATGTTTGAGACATCGTTTAGGACAGAATAAAAACGAAGTATGATTTTTATTGATGCCCAGTCTGCGGGTATTTTCGAAACGACTTTAATAAATATGCTTTAAGATCATCAAGATTCCGCGGCGGCATGAAATGCGCGCAATAAATCGGATCGTAATGCGTTAATGGAAACGGATGAAAAGTCGAACGAATGCAATTTACATTCTATCGCGCGAAATTACGGATTGAAGCGTCCATTAAATCGGACACGTTCGTAAACGGCGATGATGGGATTATTAAGAACGACTGTTCCCTCCGTTTTCCAAGCGCCCTTCGGCATTTCGGTTTTCATTATGGCttggaaaaaagaaaagaacgccGGACCGTGGGAGCGTTAAAGAAAAGCGGGCCCAGAGAAGTCGTCCATAAACGAGGGTTAAATTACTGCGGGGTGAATCGTGTTACGGAAAATGTTACGAAGTTTCGTCGTTAAGAGAGAACCGAGTTTGCCGAGGGGGATGAAAAAGGGCTCTCCCCGCTGTGCAGGGGTGGAACGCGGAAAGCCGCGGACATTGTCGAAGCAATTGCAATTCAAACTAGAAAGAAACGTGATTACCGCTGAAAAATATTGCGATCTAGCATTTTTTGAACGAGCGATCGTGAAAAATCGCGAGAGCTCGTCCCTTTCGGAAAAATCGCGCGGATGCTTTCCTGCTTGCGACGttgcgaaattaaatgaaaaaagaaaaactaaCAGAGAGTGCCGTGGAATTTTGATGGACACACAGTGCCTTTGCGAGTGCAAATAAAACGCATGACAAAAGCAAATATTGATGGAGGTTGCTGTTGGAGCGCACACCCACGCAGAGCCGAGGAAGAGTCGTGTTGAGCGTTGTCCCTGGATTATAAAAAATTCGGACAAGAAAATGCGTTTACGCGCGACGACATCGGAGGATAATTGAATGCGGGCTTTGCTGCGCAATGTTAATCTGTTCATTAGTGATAGAAGCTGTCTCGGCGTCGGGAACAAAAAACAGTATCGCTGTTTATTCATAATTAAACGTAGATGTTGACACTGGATGCGGCTCTCTAAGAAAAACGGAACAGAACTACACCGAGAAATCATTGAAAACTGAACGAAGGATCGCCGTATCAGCAAACTCTGTCATCGTAAGCCTGAATGAAGTCTACGTGTGCTAATGAAATTCAAGACTCGAGGATAAAACGGCGGGAACGCGGACGTACCTGCAGGAAACTGCGGAAACGAACCATGAATGCGTCTGTCAACCCTTACGAGTGCCGAGATTGGCACAGATTATGCACGGATTCCTCGAAAACAGGCACGAAGATTCACAGAACTCTGACAGAAGAGGGAAAAGTGGCTGCGATTGGATCACTATCGAGTGTCTTTTCTGGCGACGAGCCTGGCGGATCCATCGTGACCGATTGATGGTGTCCCGAGGCCAGTGGACGATCGGTTGAAGAACAAACTTCGAGGATTATTTCGCAAGACGAAACGTGATCGCCAGAGAAGCTCCAGGAGGAAACGTTGATCTCGCGCTGGTGGACTGGAAGGTACTGCACCGAAACACGCGGACCGATATAGCCCTCGGACAGGTAGATCAATATAGTAGCTACGGCTTGCCTAACACGCAGGATCTCGCCAGCGAGCGCGTGGCTCTCGAGAAAAATACTGGGAACGATGTTTTTCGGTGCCCATAAACACACCGAAGGTCCTCGAAGCGAATCTGCATGCTCTCATGAATTTACGAGCACCGAAATCTTTCGGAAACCGTAAAAAACAGCCTGAAAAGCGAAAGCTTGGAAGACGAAGATTTTGCCTTTTGCAACTTTATTCGAGAGGAAATCTTTTCTTTTTCAATCAAGGTGATCAAGGTGATTACTgattaatagaaatataatttcCCTTTTTTTGGAAATACGAACGGAAGAAATTGTCTCGCTCAACGCTAAACCTATCGACGTCTAAGTGACTAACGTGTGCTGCTTTGTAAGAATAACAACGCGAAATTTACCCAGACTTGCCGCGatttttgttacaatttaaGCTCGAATAAAGGGATTTATTCAGTCGTTTCTTAAGAAGGAGTCTTTACAGTTTCCACGATTTAAAAATAGAAGATATGAAAGCGATCGATTCGACCTACTCGGTAGCTTTAGCGTTAAAAGAACAGGATAACTAttcatcacgagtcagactccTTAAAGTACAGCAAAGGATTAACGCGCGCCTATTGTAGAGACTGAACAAAAATTGCCAGTCAAATCGAGTCCATCCATTTACCGTGCACAGATCGTCGAGTTGCGATTAATACCATACGTGTGATCAAAACAGAACTCACCATCATAGAAAGCCAGAAGATGGATGATCAGGATTACTCGATTTGCAACCGAACCAGTAACGCCGTTAAGGATCTCATTTTCTGTGCACGGAATTTTGCTTGACCGATAACGGGAGCTTTTAACGAGACCAATCGTTTGATGAACCCTGTCTGCAGAATTGTTTAAGAAAACGACGCGAGCCAGATTTTAACGATTTTCGAAGTTGTTCCTTGAAAAATCAATGTTTACACGACCTAATTAAGTTCCAGAAACTTCCAACGGTTCCTGTCAATGGACGCTCACCAATATTACATTATCCCGACGTCCCCTCGCAAGTTTTCCAATGTAGGGAATTAGGTTTGCCGTGGCCGCCAGAAATCTTGAGGCAACAAACACTCTAAAAGGCTCTCAGCAGCGCCGATGAGAGCAACGCGGCTGGAGAAGCCTTTGAGCAAACATCTGGGTCCCGCGAGAATGTTTATCGTTCACGCTCCAGGAGATTCGCGATGGCCAATTTATTTCTACGCGGATGGCACTTCTGCGAAAACCGCGATACCAGGTCGGCGAGTTCTCGATAGCCCGTCTATTTATAATTCCGAAGTACAGTAAATCTAACGGAATATTGATCACGTCGCGATACGGCTCGGTGCGATTGTCTTCGGAGACACCTCCTTTCCGTTCTCTTCGACACGTTCGACGCCGACGAGCTAGTCGCGCGGTCCATTGAGACGCGCTGTGTGTCAAGTGCCGGAAAAGAATAGGATATGTGATGACATGAGAGCCGATGGATCATATTTGAATTTGCCAAGTGTGTACGCGACTGAAGGGCTGTTGGCACAGTTGGGTTTATCTCGTTACATCGCTAATGTACGGGCTCTCTTGGCGGACAGGGAAAGATAATGTGTTAAACAAAACAATAGGAACAGGTCCCGAACGTTGCTGTAAAGTTCTTCAAGAAACTGTCTACTATTACTTTTAGAGAATCTCTTAAATTTCTTGTTAATTCGAGCCTGCGTATTTGGATAGTTCATTTGCTTTTGTAAAGAATTTTCTTAATGTACCAGGTGTTTCCCATGATTTTGTCTAACCTATCTAAGTCGTCGGAGAAAAGGAGAACAATCATTTTTTCTGTAAGCGTGGGATCGTCGCCTTTAGAGGCAATCTGTGCCCACGCTAGGTATGTCCCATAGAATGAGCATTTCATGACCTAACGCTTGCCggtaacacgttgactgccccGTTAACCGGATTCAGATTTTATTCGTCTATAGTTTGATATTTTATCAAGTGAACTGCTTCGGTCTTATCTAGTTGCTGTTGCTGAGTCAGCAATCAACGTGTCAAGCCTACGATAGTGTGCGTTAGTACACCGTTCTTATAATTACAGTTGCAGAGCTCGATCAAGCACCGATCCTCACTATCGGGACAGGACAGGGGACAGAAATGGTGACACCGATCGGCCCTGCCATATCCTATCCTGACCCAATAATGCAAATCGGGAGGAGTTCCCGACACTTAGTAGCAAAATTATGGCTCCAATCCCGCGTTGCATTGTTCTCTTAGAACGGGGCCGAATAAGACCAATTCTCACTATCGGGACAGGACAGGGGACAAAATGAACTCGCCGATCGGCCCTGCCCTGCCCTATCCTGACCCAATAATGCGAACCGGGTGTGACGATGATGGGTACCCATTCAGGGGTCTGGTCCGATGGTGTCCATTGAATTCGTGCACCACGAAAAGAGGTTTGTGCGTGAATCGTACCGACGTGCGTGAAGAGGAGGCGGTGATGAGAGATCTTTGGTTAATTGGTAATGAGGATTCTGATGTTTGAGATGCCTTTGGGACATGGCCTGCGAGTTGGAAGATACCTAGGCGAACGTCTTGGGCGTTTTCTCGCATTCTACAGTGTTTCTTATCCTTTCTCATTGCTGGCTTCCATAACGATTGCTTTTTCATTAGCAGTTGCAAGTGTAAATTTGCATTAGGAGTTAAATACTGGTTACTGAAAAACAGTGTTTCCCTCAGCTTTGCAAAATCGTTGTTTGTACGCTGGAAACGGTGAACAGCTTCTTGCCACAGGATTCTTCGTCGACTTCTCAGGCCATGTCCTATTTTTGGTGAATAGTGTGAACAATATATGAACAGGAATACAATCGAGGATACATTCAAACAATTAAAAACTACATTCAACGACATGGAGGATTACATTGGCTCACCGGTAGCAGAACCGGATGATTGCGGTTGATTCGTGGACTTGTTCGATTCCTGAAGCTGCTTCACTCGGGTCGCCCCGCTGCCCTTCGCGCCCACCTTCTTCGTCTTTTCTTGTATATCTTTGGCGTCGTCCTGCGCTCCACCCTCCTCCGACCCGGCCGTCTCCGTACTCTTCTTCATCTTGCCCGGTGACCTCGGTTCCAACGATTTCCAGTGGCAGCTAACGATTCAATCTCTCGGCATTCACTATACCATAGCGCCGGCTCGGATCTGAGGGTACAGCGGAAAAACTTTTGTACTCGTCTGCTCGCGTTTCTGAACCTTTGAACGGTCTGAATAGCTGGGTCAAGGTTTCAATTATTGAAGCCGCTTCCGGTAGGCTTGAAACGGCAGCTGAGCATGTATAAGTTTGCCGACTGAAAGATAGGAGACGTCCGTTGTATTTGACGAAAGGTTTTCAAGCTGCATTCGAAAATAGAATTTCACGATGCAGCTTGTAACGTTGTTTCCGATTACTTGAATCGGGAGAAGTTTTCTATTTCTAGCGAGAGAATTTTCGACCGAGTTATCGTTGCGAAATTAAGATGGGGATGTATGAATTACGTTATACGTGTTACACGTGCAACAAATGTGCTCggttatacaatatttattgcGACACGCAGGAAGAGAAACGCAAAGGATCACCGTGAATATTGACTTCGCTTTCACTCGAATTTCTCGGGTAATAAAAGGCGATTTAAGAAAGGTATTAAACGGCTGGATTAATATTGggtaatttcttattcaaaataGCTTTGATCACCGTAGTCGGTTTACCTCGAGAATCGCAACTAAACAATTCATACATTTAAAAATGAAACTGGTTCAATAAACCAGTATACTCGTGTATTATTCAATATGCTGGGCAGACGAAGGAATAATAAATGTTGAAGCGAGGTTAAAAATTCACCGCATctgcaaaaataaaaatattccgaAACTCGTAACAGATGCAATGAAATAATCTTTAAAGTCGTTTTACGAAAACAATTAGGCAATCGAGTTATGTGACACGATCATTTAAGCATTAAAAAGAAAACTGTACAAATTTAGGTACTTGTTATCTTTCCAAAAATGAATTAATTGACCATCTGGAAAAGTGACGTAACATTGACCGAGATAACGTCGAAACAACGTTACGTTTGAGGTTacgtttaaaaattaataaaacagtAAAACGTCGTTACGACACTGAAATAACAATCACAGAAACTGtcgttaatattaaataatgaaACAATACAAAGATGTGCCTTTCTTGCCATTTAAATTAAAGAATTCAAGCATACGAATTTACTCCAAAAAATCTGGAATGTCTACATATGCAAACGCGCGAAATTTAAATTTTTCTGTTTGCTGGAATGAAGACGGATTTTCTTATTCAAAGTCATACAAAAGTTATTACGTAAAATTTTTATCTTTCGGTTCTTTCGGTAAGTACATGAACAGAAATATgacaaaaatttacaaaaatattcaaaCTGCTTATAAACGTACTCCAAAAAACTGATTGAAGAAATAAAGTATCTGTTTCGCATCCGGCAAcagaaacgaataaataaacaagCGAAGCGATGAGATGTCTCCATACTCTCTGAAGACAAGCTACTTGACGGTAATGCGAATGCAGTTAAGTGACTCATTCTTATGTCAATGTGTTAACGAAAACAAGGCTAATAAGTGGCGCGGCGCGAGTGGGAGCACATAATGAGATAGAATTGAAACGCTTAGTTTGCGGCGACACCCAGATATAGCTGTCTATTCGACCAACGTATGTAAATAAATTTACAGGAAATCCATACCAGCGTGGATCGGTATCGATGCACAAAATTTTCTCGCTTAACAAGGAGGGCTGTGTCGAATCGATCGGGGTTACGCAGAGTTTAGCGCAGCGATGCACTGAAACGCAAAAAAGCCGCCACGGCAGCGGACCTAACCTCGAAATGGCGAACGACGACCCTGAGCCGCATTTCAAGTCAAAAAACACAAGGAGCCAGTCTCTTTCAGCACTATATCGTTACGCCGTTAACTCGTCGCGTGAACCAGCCAATATTCAAATCACCAAGGATAATGAACGTGCTTTGTCGAGTGATAAGGAAGCAAGTGGTTCACAAAATGACATTCACCCTGTCGCACACGTACACAAACTCGCGCGCGCATCCGAGCACATTGACGCCATTACTCTCTTTGCCCCCCTCTCCGGCTCGAGTTGACCGGGACGCCATCTGGGCTGCTTTCGAAAATCAGTCACTGGACGAACCTCAAGTTGATAACTTTCACTAGTTCCAGTGGAGAAGTCAATCTTTGTTTGTGTACGATTTTATCAAAATTATCATTACGAAAATGTGTTGCTGAAGCTTTCTACCAGCGGTTACTGCTCCGGAAGGTAAACGATCGCGTGAAAACCAGGTAAGAAATACTTCCGATGGAGTTCTTTCGTGCCAGTGGTTTTCGTGTCGGCACAACCAACACCGTCGGAACACGGTAACTCGAAAACCGgtataagataataatattcAGCGTTACGTTACGCGCTATGTTATACAAACATCtgtaattcgaattattcgTCATATTAGTATGTAACTCGAACTGCGGACATACGATCGTGATATTTAGCAGCTGCGATTGTTAATACCTTGTAGACTATATAATGACGCGTCTCGACAACGGTaatttgaaatgaaaaattcgaAGAACAGTGTCGGGAACAGTTTCACTTATTCtttcttaaaattatattatattgatacattttatattaatacattttgtgaaattatttttagaaaaagaaatacattcgtcttttatttggaaaaatttgAAAAGAGATTTTTTTCCAAAACTAAAACTATGATATTTTATACCTTCTCGTCGCCCGTACTTGTCTATGTGCTAGAAAGATAAAACTGTCAGGCATACTGCCGAGTATCGCGTGAAGTTGACCATTGGAGCTGTCAATCGAGCGCGACAATTCAAACGGACAGtagatatatatattacatggAGCTTAACAAACCTGGTAAATAGAAGCGGTAACAATGACTCTAGTTCAATTGTCTCTCGACAATTTTCTGAACCACGAAGTTCTTATCGCGTGAAACTGATTGAAAACTACCTTCACTAGCCGGTTACTGAAAACCCAACGATACTTAAATTCATTGCTCATATGTTTGCAATGTAAAATGTTACTTCGTTCCTATATGTTAAATATAAATTCAAGATACCATTTGTGGATACCGTTTATGGATACCAACAGTTGATAAACTTAAGCTTTCTTTTGTATGATTGAAATCATTCTGTGTACGTTGCGGATACAGCGGAGAGTTAAACATCAAAGggctaattaataaataatatcgccATTATTGCGTGGTCTTGAATCTTAATGAATTGATAATAGATATTGAAGCCAGTTGAATATCAAATTCCAGAGTGTATTGTTCTTGTGACTACCTGGCCGCCATCTTACTGCCTATCCCCAACCCGTCAAATACATACATATCTACCCGGCGCATAAAAGGTCGTAAGTTCCAGGCGTCGGAGCAACTATAGCGATTGCGCGTATCCCGTACAGTGTGTCGATGCCGGCAAAGGTGTAAGCAAATAGCAAAGCTCGCGAGTAGAGTAGTATCAGTCGACAACATCGCGTTGCCGGTGAACACTTTCGGATCGGCCAGGTGACGGACGATACTAATTAGATCCGCCCGTGTCGATCTTGCGAGTTTTTCTATCAAATTCTGCCGTAAGTAAGCGAACGTGCCGAAAAACACCAGACGGTCGAACTCGATCAACATTCAACGTACATTTCAACGTAGTACCGGTTCAATATTCCTCAGAGACGAGTTTAAAATTGATTAACTAGCCTCAGAAGATTCCTACAACACTCTAGAGACGTTTGCGCTTCGATAAACACGTCGTTTAGATGCAAGCTCAAGGTACAACAAAGTTATAATCTCATGCATAAGAGCAAATAACACAgatgaataatttattattgacGGTCAAGTTTTTCTGTAGAATATGTCCAGGTATACAAGACGTACTTTGCACATGTGATTAAGCGGTTGCGATCCTGGATCGCTATCGTAAGATCAATCGACGGCCTGTTCGGTCGCGTTTGATAATTTATCTTTTCCGATTATCGACCAAACCCATTGACCTTCTTGTGTTACGTTAGTTACTTCACGGCTAGCTTCCTTCCGACGGATGGAAAACGCCCGACGGCCCGACACAAGTGACACCATTTGCCTGAAATGCGCCGCGAATGACTTCCGGTCGAATGAATATTGTCAAACTCACATGGAATCGCGGCGCTTCGTTTGAATTGAAACAGGCAAAATAAGCGGTTTAAGGGAGCCACCGCGAAACCACATTTCCCTATTAGATACAAGATTTCAAAAACTAGAAGAGGACACCTATTACGTATAGGAAGAAGTTGTTTGGAACGGTGATGTTGGAAGGGGCTCCTCTAAGCTGCATATTTACCAAGAAACGATGCGTTTCGCTTACGAAAACACTGATTTTTTTTAGTTATGTTTTCATTCGCCCTGTCGCGGAGGCCTCCACACAGCTGCGTTCACTAAAAATGCGCCGCAAATGACCTCCGGCCAAGCGATCGCGGTTAAAACTCACGCGGTGTGTGCGTTTCAAACAGCCTTCGTGCGTGGCTATTTCAATTACTTAATTATTTCTCCAGCAGCGCGTGGAATTTACGTCGAAATTCGAGCGACGGCTTCACAGTATGTGTCAATCGATAAACACCGGTGCGTGTCTCCCCATAAAAAACACTAAACTCGATTCATTCCGGATTCAAGGTCGTCAATTAATCCGCCAGACAGAGCAATGCATGAGCAATGTAGTCGGATTGCGTGGTCGAAGGGGGTACAGATGGTCTAGTCTAGACAACCGATAAATATTATTCCGGTGTATCGCGACATTGTTTATCGGCCGAATCCGACGAATTCAACTGCTAGCAATTAGAATTCCTCGAGGTATGTATTCAATTACGAGAATATGTTTCATTCAATTACGTGCCATCACGGGCTACGGGCTACGTGATACGGTGACCTCTTTCAACGGCTATTAAACGACATAATGACGAAAATGTTCGTATACGCTGAGGGATAAATGTTTCCATACCGTCGGAACCTGGAAATGATTGTTTTTCTTGTTAGCCTCTGTACGTATCCTTCGGCTAACGTCGTCCGaattaagtaaatattagtttaTTAGATGTTATGAGAACAAATAACAGTGCTGAAGAAGATGATTGGATGATTCATATTAGATGGAACGTGTATATATGTACCTCCTTACTTTCGCATTGTGACTATCTCACACTGTTATTTGCATAGAATTAGCACAATTGCGTTCGGAGCAGTTATCTTTAAAGTGCGTTATACGCAACCTTTAATCCTCGTTGAAGAATAATTGCACATCATCTGGACTCTAGACTATTAAAATGTTTTTCATAATACAAAGAGCTCAGATTATTATATCGGTCTCTgcaattagattttcttaacgAAAATTACTGTTTAGAACACAACGTTCTACGGTTACACGTATCCGTCCTGTGGATGATACAGTATTTCGTATGCGCTTTGTGTACTTAATACCGGCTCAAAAGTGATCGTTAGAATAACGTAATTCTCGAAAATAAACGTTACCCGGCTTACGCAAGCGGACAAGAACGGAACGGTGAATACTTTGTTATGCTTTCCTCATGCTTGAACgtgatgaaaaaaaaaatcttttCGCTCTTCGACGGTGTAAATAatacattaaaaataaatattgtatttaattatGTCAAGGAGTATGCATTGCACTCGAATTTGCGTTTCACCGATTTTCGATACCGATAATTTAGCTATCACTAATTATTGACTACTTGTTTGTATTTCAGATAGATGTCTAGCAAAACTAAAAATCCTAAAAAAATGCAATCCAGACAGATATTGAATGTGATCCACCGACTGCTCGAGTTTACAGTCAGAcacataattaaatttattgcCTTGATAAAAGGTCCTGCTGACCATCAGCCTCCTATAAAGGACCTAACTTTGTTAAATAGTGCAACAGCCTTAGCATGTAAAATTAGGAATAAACAGGTGAGAAaaagtatttaaatatttatatgctATCTAAGAAAAGAATAGGTttggaataataaatattaaaaccaTGTTGCTTTGTGTAATATTCTGTAGGTGAAAtgatacataataattaattacaagTGCCATTTTGTCTTTATAGTTGACTTCAGAGAGTGTAGTACAATCATATATAGATAGAATAAAGGAAATTCAACCCGTGTTAAATTGTGTAGTGGAGGATCGCTTTGAAGATGCTCTAGAAGATGCACGAAAGTGTGATGAACTCTTAAGATCTGAAAATGCTCCGTCACTGCAAGTATTAGCTGAGGAGAAACCCTTTTTTGGAGTGCCTTTCACAACAAAGGTAAATTTGCATCAGCAAGCACTACATCTATACACTGTCTACATCAATAAATACAATCTAAAAATTGTTTACAGGACTGTATAGGAATAGCGAACATGAAGCAAACAGCTGGTCTAGTTGCTCGTAAACACGTAGTTGCCGAACGTGACGCGGAAGCAATAAATTTAATGAGAGCCGCAGGAGCAATCCCCCTTGCCACAACAAATATTTCAGAGTTAGCGATGTGGTGGGAAAGTAGTAACTGTTTATATGGTACTACAAAAAATCCGTACAACACCAGGCACATTGTTGGAGGCTCGTCAGGAGGCGAGGGCTGCATACAAGCGGCAGCTGGCTCGCCATTGGGAATCGGTTCGGATATTGGAGGTTCCATTCGCATGCCAAGTTTtttcaacggaattttcggaCATAAACCTTCGAAAGGCATTGTTTCAAACGATGGTCAGTATCCAAGCACTCACAGCGAGGACCAAGCACAATTGCTCGCCATTGGTCCCATGTGTAGATACGCTCAAGATTTGAAGCCTACTTTAAAAGTTCTTGCAAACAAGAATGCATACCTTTTAcgtttaaatgaaaatgtagaCATTTCGAAAATTAAGGTATGAATGCAAAATAACATTTTTTGTCAATAATTGTTCAGAATacattatgtacatatatatttcaatttagTTCTATTATATGGAAGAGGATGGCGGTCAGTACTTGACGTCACCGGTAGACCCAGAGATAAAGACGGCCATGAAGGATGTGATCCGTTATCTCAAAATGGCACATAAGGTTAATGCCACCAAGGTCGATATTAAGAAAATGAAGAAGAGCATCACTCTTTGGACGGCGAACATGACTTGCAAAGACGAGAAAAACTTCTTGTACGAACTGACCAATCGGAAAGGTCACATTAACATTTGGTGGGAGTTATTGAAGTGGATGCTCTTCATAAGCAATCATACGTTGATAGCACTTTTCACTGCCATGTTCGAAAGGTTCGCTGTGAAATATGGGAGCAAGAAACATACTCAACTGATCCAAGAAAGTAAGGAACTCAGTCAGGAATTTCAGGTACGATACCACGTTTGATGTCAAGCGTTCTATAGTATATGTCAATGAATTCTTGCCTTTCTACATAGAATTTTGTAATACCTCCAATTCATAAGTGCTCATAATGCAATTAGGATTGGAATTGGCCCCCCTCTTCTTCGCCTTGCTTTACAAAATATCGCGCAAGATATCAAGAGTAATGATTCATTCTTACAATCGAATTACGGGTTATTATACCCTTTGTTAAAGGACGTGATTTCTTTCTCTGGTCTGACCGCTGCTAGTCTTCCATGGTATAATGTGTTCTCCTAGTTAGTAGCAGAGAATTTTCCTCTTGCATGCAGAATGCGATTCTTCTATCCGCTATAGCGTCTTTTACGAACCCGATGTAGCCGATATGAGAAAAGCAGTCATTTAACTTGTTAGGAAGCATGTTTCCAGTTTCTTTACAAAACATTcggattttcttcttttcttgcCGCTGATGCTATCACATGTTTAATCATCAACATTTATTATAGGACATTTTGGGAGAGGACGGTATATTTTTGTATCCGACACATCCAACTGCTGCACCGATGCACCATGAACCGCTCATTAAGCCATTCAATTTTTCATACACTGCGATTTTTAATGTACTAGGCTTGCCCGCCACTACTTGCCCGTTAGGATTAAACGCGCAAGGGCTTCCTATTGGCATTCAGGTATGTGCTGCCACATATACAGTCACTGTGGTTTCATTTTACTTGTTCAACAATTCTCATCACAACATTCGACTCATTTCAATaactgaaataatatttcaattgcGCTAAATGCAACATAAAAGTCTGCAGAATTTTTAATGCAATAATTTCATCTCCAATAGGTCATCGGTGGTTTGTATCAAGATCGTTTAACAATAGCAGTGGCAGAAGTATTGGAGCGACGTTTCGGAGGATGGGTTTCGCCGGCAATCCTAGCTTAAACTTTCTGTCTACTAGACAATAATGCGAGCGCGAAACCACAACTCAGTCATCGCTATCTTTCGGTACAAGAAATTTCTACTCTTGTAATTTCGTAACAGTACAGTACAAACTCTGGTATTGAAAAAGTATAATGTCTGCTTCTGAATGACTTTTGTTGAATATATTTATGAATACACAACGAGAGGGAGGGAAGTACATTATGACTGTGAATATAAAAATCAGTCATAGTTGTTTCTGTATTAATatgaatgtttaaataccgTTTACAATAACGTTTCTGAATTGTATATTCGGATATAAACATTACCatgaaaaaaacatttattttcaCATACTGACTGCACCAATACTGTCGTTTCCccgttattaataatataagaaa belongs to Megalopta genalis isolate 19385.01 chromosome 1, iyMegGena1_principal, whole genome shotgun sequence and includes:
- the LOC117229452 gene encoding fatty-acid amide hydrolase 2 isoform X1 — encoded protein: MSSKTKNPKKMQSRQILNVIHRLLEFTVRHIIKFIALIKGPADHQPPIKDLTLLNSATALACKIRNKQLTSESVVQSYIDRIKEIQPVLNCVVEDRFEDALEDARKCDELLRSENAPSLQVLAEEKPFFGVPFTTKDCIGIANMKQTAGLVARKHVVAERDAEAINLMRAAGAIPLATTNISELAMWWESSNCLYGTTKNPYNTRHIVGGSSGGEGCIQAAAGSPLGIGSDIGGSIRMPSFFNGIFGHKPSKGIVSNDGQYPSTHSEDQAQLLAIGPMCRYAQDLKPTLKVLANKNAYLLRLNENVDISKIKFYYMEEDGGQYLTSPVDPEIKTAMKDVIRYLKMAHKVNATKVDIKKMKKSITLWTANMTCKDEKNFLYELTNRKGHINIWWELLKWMLFISNHTLIALFTAMFERFAVKYGSKKHTQLIQESKELSQEFQDILGEDGIFLYPTHPTAAPMHHEPLIKPFNFSYTAIFNVLGLPATTCPLGLNAQGLPIGIQVIGGLYQDRLTIAVAEVLERRFGGWVSPAILA
- the LOC117229452 gene encoding fatty-acid amide hydrolase 2-A isoform X2, producing the protein MSSKTKNPKKMQSRQILNVIHRLLEFTVRHIIKFIALIKGPADHQPPIKDLTLLNSATALACKIRNKQLTSESVVQSYIDRIKEIQPVLNCVVEDRFEDALEDARKCDELLRSENAPSLQVLAEEKPFFGVPFTTKDCIGIANMKQTAGLVARKHVVAERDAEAINLMRAAGAIPLATTNISELAMWWESSNCLYGTTKNPYNTRHIVGGSSGGEGCIQAAAGSPLGIGSDIGGSIRMPSFFNGIFGHKPSKGIVSNDGQYPSTHSEDQAQLLAIGPMCRYAQDLKPTLKVLANKNAYLLRLNENVDISKIKFYYMEEDGGQYLTSPVDPEIKTAMKDVIRYLKMAHKVNATKVDIKKMKKSITLWTANMTCKDEKNFLYELTNRKGHINIWWELLKWMLFISNHTLIALFTAMFERFAVKYGSKKHTQLIQESKELSQEFQDWNWPPSSSPCFTKYRARYQE